Proteins co-encoded in one Metabacillus sp. KUDC1714 genomic window:
- a CDS encoding SH3 domain-containing protein: protein MKKARNLAVASTLLLSGLSANHVFAMDYQTSEVEVSAYVTQDTLTVRKSPGMLEEKIGILADGTKFDVIQVEGNWSLVESVDLKGWVANKELQASDLLKKYSPKQQVAAVTINGVMYGVTTSSNTIIKNGFMPHNKVLDTLNANLPLTVLEVKNGYYRVIAPHIRGWMPVSDVKLRTSAVPYTEHQAVADKNGVIVRNGYMPHNHQVGTLNLNVHVRIIDLKNGFYRVVGENTRGWVHKSDLQLMPTGVYYGVTTNSNTAVKNGYSDSNKTISTLDQNEPLTVLETKNGYHRVIAPYTRGWIKTTSVNIQNEAVPYDKQTGASIAGNVSVLNGYMPHNHKVGTLQDNQAVEIIDIKNGYYRVVANNTRGWVSYRSIEITNGSTPPPTEEPNESENPVSEDPVSKDGIITASTLNIRSGPSTSYGSVGSLSFNSDVKIIDEKDGWYKIQSGNITGWSAGSYIEIIPLKADTYQYINLRKPSNVTAEQINSYIANFEKANNKKSVFSGKGQTFINVARKYGVNELFFAAFAIHESAYGTSIIAKSKNNLFGLGAYDSAPYDSAYYFNSVEDNINYEAAYIRHKYLSPGYFQFNGAYLGDKTGGLNVKYASDTAWGSKIASHMQKILAYNPNDYENVTAFEVGTPTYSLPDHTDSFPNGVFAKANSDLTLYLSKNGGKSEIKIPMGELFAVTAKTNDYWIQLRYNGNTYWTTFNFSTYKDYISINNLIRIQVDETLNVRQSPTTSSDKISTLNNYTHVEGIVDENKNIVTSGSWYQVRTPDGKIGWVSNTYAKRVYP, encoded by the coding sequence AAGACACCTTAACAGTACGTAAGAGTCCAGGAATGCTAGAAGAAAAAATAGGTATTTTAGCCGATGGTACCAAATTTGACGTTATTCAAGTTGAAGGTAATTGGTCTTTAGTAGAATCAGTAGATCTAAAGGGATGGGTTGCAAATAAAGAACTGCAGGCTTCAGATCTTCTAAAAAAATATTCTCCAAAACAACAAGTGGCAGCTGTAACAATTAATGGTGTGATGTACGGTGTAACGACATCATCGAACACCATTATTAAAAACGGATTTATGCCTCACAATAAAGTTTTAGACACTCTTAATGCGAATCTGCCCTTAACTGTTTTAGAGGTTAAAAATGGGTACTATCGCGTAATCGCTCCTCATATAAGAGGATGGATGCCTGTCTCAGATGTGAAATTACGTACAAGTGCAGTTCCATATACTGAGCATCAAGCTGTAGCAGACAAAAATGGAGTCATTGTTCGAAACGGATATATGCCACATAATCATCAGGTTGGAACATTAAATCTAAACGTGCATGTAAGAATCATCGACTTAAAAAATGGATTCTATCGAGTTGTTGGCGAAAACACACGCGGCTGGGTTCATAAGAGCGACTTACAGTTGATGCCAACAGGAGTCTATTATGGTGTGACGACAAATAGTAATACAGCAGTAAAAAATGGGTATTCTGATAGTAACAAAACAATTTCAACTCTAGATCAAAATGAACCACTTACTGTTCTAGAAACAAAAAATGGGTACCATCGAGTTATTGCTCCATATACAAGAGGTTGGATCAAAACAACATCTGTGAATATTCAAAATGAAGCAGTACCGTATGATAAACAAACTGGGGCTTCAATTGCAGGTAATGTTTCAGTCCTCAATGGATACATGCCTCATAATCATAAAGTTGGAACATTACAGGATAATCAAGCAGTTGAAATAATTGATATAAAAAATGGATATTACCGTGTCGTTGCTAATAATACAAGAGGATGGGTTTCCTATCGTTCAATCGAAATAACAAATGGGTCAACACCACCTCCTACAGAAGAACCTAATGAATCAGAAAATCCTGTTTCAGAGGATCCAGTATCAAAAGATGGAATCATTACTGCTTCTACATTAAATATACGTTCAGGACCAAGCACTAGTTATGGCAGTGTTGGATCATTAAGTTTTAATTCAGATGTAAAAATTATCGATGAAAAAGACGGATGGTACAAAATCCAAAGCGGCAATATTACAGGCTGGTCAGCTGGAAGCTACATTGAAATCATTCCATTAAAAGCTGATACGTATCAATATATTAATCTTAGAAAACCATCAAATGTAACTGCTGAGCAAATCAATAGCTATATAGCTAACTTCGAAAAGGCGAATAATAAGAAAAGTGTTTTTTCTGGTAAGGGTCAAACATTCATAAATGTTGCTAGAAAATATGGTGTTAATGAATTATTTTTCGCAGCCTTTGCAATCCATGAATCTGCTTACGGCACATCTATAATTGCAAAGTCGAAAAATAACCTTTTTGGATTAGGAGCTTATGATAGTGCTCCATATGATTCCGCTTATTACTTTAACAGTGTCGAAGATAATATTAATTATGAAGCTGCTTATATTCGTCACAAATACTTATCACCTGGGTATTTTCAATTTAACGGTGCCTACTTAGGTGATAAAACTGGCGGTTTGAATGTAAAATATGCAAGTGACACAGCATGGGGAAGTAAAATTGCAAGTCATATGCAAAAGATCTTAGCGTATAATCCAAATGATTATGAGAATGTTACTGCTTTTGAAGTAGGCACACCAACCTACTCACTTCCAGATCATACTGATAGTTTCCCTAATGGTGTTTTTGCTAAAGCAAATTCTGATCTTACATTGTATTTAAGCAAAAATGGTGGAAAATCCGAAATAAAAATACCAATGGGTGAGCTTTTTGCAGTCACTGCCAAAACAAATGATTATTGGATTCAACTTCGATATAATGGCAATACGTACTGGACTACCTTTAACTTCTCAACATATAAAGATTACATTAGTATAAATAATCTTATTAGAATACAGGTTGATGAAACTTTAAATGTTCGACAAAGCCCTACAACTAGCAGTGATAAAATTTCAACATTAAATAACTATACACATGTTGAGGGCATTGTAGATGAGAATAAGAATATAGTAACAAGTGGAAGCTGGTATCAGGTTAGAACCCCAGATGGCAAAATAGGCTGGGTAAGTAATACCTATGCAAAACGAGTATATCCTTAA
- a CDS encoding M14 family zinc carboxypeptidase — protein sequence MKKSLLLAFFLCIVLLVFPENSNAKSLVNPNQTYTYEEMTADIKNLGMAYPELITYKSLGKTPFGREMWAVGVGRGDATLFINSSHHAREWLTTNIAMEMIDQYSESYVNNTKIDGYSARSLLNEVTIWFVPMVNPDGVTLQKSGLNAFPSWTHQSLIKMNNGSKNFKRWKANAQGIDLNRQYPAGWELKSGLTNSYMNYPGKRALEAPEAAKLAAFTYWVDPEITVSYHSSGRTLFWNYKVKKGNYDRDYTIAKKVGNMTGYSLVMPTSTPSGSGYKDWFIETFDRPGLTPEISYYVPNTNPPISVFPEEWRRNKAVGLYLAQESDKLWEKKVTHVNKTITTFDTKSTLNRPDPDHASRKTLKPGVYTVDATKDKWLRVSTGTVKTWVYASSFVYGEVSNVNEPLLLLTKKTLFSMPLQNKNTKVLIDQQIVTAKKKWNNWYLINTTYGDRWITDASVLKNYSPTTINETYKLLVPKVAWEAPVYTAKRTSLQKNTVINATQQWNGWIRVQFDGKHYWMRKDHTLESFNVNNSTENVNQEIVLLTNKVLFNLPSYGSNSGKSVKAGTYQVVRKMNNWYGIKTSYGTKWVSHSSAITDNQTNKINTQYELVRPKVAHSIPSGSAAVRSIPVGTIVQATSEWEDWTSVIYDQQTYWLRTDSVLKPFTVEQSTEPIDQELVLITRKTLFTLPSYGSNTNESVEPMIVKATRQRGNWYAFNTVNGERWISSASVITDYHPTAINQQYELSQEKRGFTIPSTTAESLIIAKDSVVTGKQTWKDWILVEYSGKEYWVKTDATLVPYSPQQNMSKMLSTETSPETTSEQPEVKEEKIQ from the coding sequence ATGAAAAAATCACTTCTGTTAGCGTTTTTTCTTTGTATTGTTTTATTGGTTTTCCCAGAGAATTCCAACGCAAAAAGTTTAGTCAATCCTAATCAAACTTATACGTATGAAGAGATGACAGCCGATATAAAAAATTTAGGAATGGCTTATCCAGAACTTATAACTTACAAATCATTAGGAAAAACACCTTTTGGGAGAGAAATGTGGGCTGTTGGAGTCGGTAGAGGCGATGCAACCCTTTTTATCAATAGTTCACATCATGCAAGAGAATGGCTAACTACAAATATCGCCATGGAAATGATCGATCAGTACAGTGAATCATACGTAAATAATACTAAAATAGACGGCTATTCTGCTAGGTCTCTTTTGAATGAAGTTACGATTTGGTTTGTACCGATGGTAAATCCTGATGGCGTTACTCTCCAAAAAAGTGGATTAAACGCCTTTCCTTCTTGGACCCATCAATCCTTGATTAAAATGAACAACGGCAGTAAAAACTTCAAAAGATGGAAAGCAAACGCTCAAGGAATTGACTTAAACCGTCAATATCCAGCTGGCTGGGAACTTAAAAGTGGATTAACGAATTCTTATATGAATTATCCTGGTAAACGAGCTTTAGAAGCCCCAGAAGCAGCTAAACTTGCAGCTTTTACTTATTGGGTTGACCCAGAAATTACAGTTTCGTACCATTCTTCAGGAAGAACACTATTCTGGAACTATAAAGTAAAAAAAGGCAATTATGATCGTGATTATACAATAGCTAAAAAGGTTGGAAATATGACAGGGTATAGTCTTGTAATGCCAACCTCAACACCAAGCGGTTCTGGCTACAAAGACTGGTTTATTGAAACATTTGATCGTCCTGGCTTAACTCCTGAGATTAGCTATTACGTTCCTAATACAAATCCACCTATTTCTGTATTCCCAGAGGAATGGCGAAGAAATAAAGCAGTAGGCTTATACCTCGCACAAGAGTCAGATAAGCTGTGGGAAAAGAAAGTGACACATGTTAATAAAACCATTACAACCTTTGATACTAAGTCAACTCTAAATCGCCCAGACCCAGATCATGCTTCTAGAAAAACACTTAAACCTGGGGTTTATACAGTTGATGCTACGAAAGACAAATGGTTGCGAGTATCAACAGGTACAGTAAAAACTTGGGTATATGCATCTAGTTTCGTATATGGAGAAGTTTCTAATGTTAATGAACCTTTATTGTTACTTACTAAGAAAACACTATTCAGCATGCCTTTACAAAATAAAAATACAAAGGTATTAATTGACCAACAAATCGTAACGGCTAAAAAGAAGTGGAATAATTGGTACTTAATTAATACAACTTATGGTGATAGATGGATTACAGATGCATCTGTACTAAAAAATTATTCTCCAACTACAATTAACGAAACATATAAACTATTAGTTCCAAAAGTAGCTTGGGAAGCTCCAGTCTATACAGCTAAGAGAACATCATTGCAAAAAAATACTGTTATAAATGCTACACAACAATGGAATGGATGGATTCGCGTACAATTTGACGGTAAGCATTACTGGATGAGAAAAGATCACACATTAGAGTCATTTAATGTTAATAACTCTACAGAGAATGTTAACCAAGAAATTGTATTATTAACGAATAAAGTATTATTCAACCTCCCTTCATATGGATCTAATTCAGGTAAATCAGTTAAAGCAGGAACATATCAAGTAGTAAGAAAGATGAATAATTGGTATGGAATTAAAACATCTTATGGTACTAAATGGGTAAGTCATTCATCTGCTATTACTGACAACCAAACAAATAAAATAAATACACAATACGAACTTGTAAGACCAAAGGTTGCACACAGCATTCCATCAGGATCAGCAGCTGTTCGATCAATACCTGTTGGTACAATTGTACAAGCAACAAGTGAATGGGAAGACTGGACATCAGTTATTTATGATCAGCAAACATACTGGTTAAGAACTGATAGCGTATTAAAGCCATTTACAGTTGAACAATCAACAGAGCCTATCGATCAAGAACTTGTTTTAATAACAAGAAAAACACTATTTACACTTCCTTCATACGGAAGCAATACAAATGAATCTGTTGAACCTATGATTGTAAAAGCAACTCGTCAACGAGGAAACTGGTACGCGTTTAATACGGTAAATGGTGAACGCTGGATTTCTAGTGCTTCTGTTATAACAGACTATCATCCAACAGCAATCAATCAACAGTATGAGCTCTCACAAGAGAAAAGAGGGTTTACAATTCCTTCTACAACCGCTGAAAGTCTGATAATTGCTAAGGATTCAGTTGTTACCGGAAAGCAAACTTGGAAAGATTGGATTTTAGTCGAATATTCTGGAAAAGAATATTGGGTCAAAACAGATGCAACTCTTGTCCCATATTCTCCTCAACAGAACATGTCAAAAATGCTTAGCACTGAAACTAGTCCAGAAACAACATCTGAACAACCTGAAGTTAAAGAAGAGAAAATTCAATAA
- a CDS encoding S8 family serine peptidase produces MKSVLNIPVFVMCFLAFFIGFHLLVLSVNAETDLSKQELLKSENASKEEKESKLLVSYKKGANLEKSINKALLKDKKTFKNLNIDVITLDNRKDKDKLIEELKRNKAIQNIEENNTRQLFSLPNDPYYKQQGYIEKLELPYTWDIMDAQPTNEVVVAVLDTGLDTKHEDLQGIVAPGGYNFINNSSNIYDLNGHGTAVSGVIAANTNNGKGISGVSGNANVKILPLQIAHSDGVIYQEDVLKAIDYAIEKNVDIMNMSFGGTTSSTIEQEAIKHAVDNGITIVASAGNEGNTKYVYPASYEGVISVGAVDESNSIFTFSNRNDNVDIVADGSVTSTSVNSTYDQWVGTSFSAPIVSGVVSLYKSLDSTLSPNKISGILEYTAVDLGKSGKDSIYGYGLINPKASVTYLLHPIPSQPKVDQIGDNDVKLTGKSINIGFQIVASVNGKTIGSSKINDDGSFSISIPKQKVGTIIKIILNNNGLESEPYSLKVIDNTPPAIPNIGKFTNKTTTITGKAEANSTVKINNGKTVIKSTTASSTGTYYMTISPQNVNTVLSIISTDRAGNNSKSLTIKVTNEGVFEVKQAVSLANNVKVLNGYLPHNKLVGSLENGEAVKVIDLKNGYYRVIGAKTRGWVHHSYLLAIPTKFIYYGTVSASSASLRNGFKDHNKVIATLANNEPLTIIETKEGYHRVIASYTRGWVKATDVKVTLNSLPYPVKSGFIKTSEAALKNGYMPWNYITGHLKKEEAVQLIDLKMGYYRVITKDGKRGWVHYTNIRM; encoded by the coding sequence ATGAAGTCAGTTTTAAATATACCAGTGTTTGTTATGTGTTTTTTAGCTTTTTTTATTGGTTTTCATTTATTAGTATTATCTGTAAACGCTGAAACGGATTTATCAAAACAGGAGTTGCTAAAAAGTGAAAATGCTAGTAAAGAAGAAAAGGAATCAAAATTACTAGTTTCGTATAAAAAAGGTGCGAATTTAGAGAAGAGTATAAATAAAGCACTCCTGAAGGATAAAAAAACCTTTAAAAATTTGAATATAGATGTGATAACCTTAGATAATCGTAAGGATAAAGATAAATTAATCGAGGAACTTAAGAGAAATAAAGCTATACAAAATATTGAAGAAAACAACACTCGACAATTATTTTCTCTTCCAAATGATCCCTATTATAAACAACAAGGCTATATTGAAAAGCTAGAATTACCTTATACATGGGATATCATGGACGCTCAACCTACTAATGAGGTTGTAGTTGCAGTTTTGGACACGGGTTTAGATACTAAGCATGAGGATTTACAAGGAATTGTGGCTCCTGGGGGCTATAATTTTATAAACAACAGTTCTAACATTTATGATTTAAACGGGCATGGAACAGCAGTAAGTGGGGTAATTGCTGCTAATACAAACAATGGAAAAGGAATTAGCGGTGTAAGTGGAAATGCTAATGTAAAAATTCTCCCTTTGCAGATTGCTCATTCTGATGGTGTAATTTATCAGGAGGACGTTTTAAAGGCAATAGACTATGCGATTGAAAAAAATGTAGATATTATGAATATGAGTTTTGGAGGAACAACATCTTCAACGATTGAGCAAGAGGCGATAAAACATGCTGTTGATAATGGAATCACAATTGTGGCATCTGCAGGTAATGAAGGAAATACGAAATACGTGTATCCAGCATCATATGAAGGTGTTATATCAGTAGGGGCAGTTGATGAATCAAACTCCATTTTTACTTTTTCTAATAGAAATGATAACGTTGATATAGTAGCTGATGGGAGCGTTACCTCAACTAGTGTCAATAGTACTTATGATCAATGGGTTGGAACTTCCTTTTCAGCACCTATAGTCTCAGGAGTTGTAAGTCTATATAAATCACTTGACTCAACCTTATCTCCGAATAAAATTAGTGGAATTTTAGAGTATACTGCTGTTGATTTAGGTAAGTCAGGGAAAGATTCCATATATGGATATGGATTAATAAATCCTAAAGCATCTGTTACGTATTTGCTCCATCCGATCCCGAGCCAACCAAAAGTTGATCAAATAGGTGATAATGATGTCAAACTTACTGGTAAATCTATAAATATTGGATTTCAAATTGTCGCTTCTGTAAATGGAAAAACAATAGGAAGTTCAAAAATAAATGATGATGGTAGTTTTTCAATCAGTATTCCAAAACAAAAGGTTGGAACAATCATTAAAATTATCTTAAATAATAATGGATTAGAAAGTGAACCATATTCATTAAAAGTTATAGATAACACCCCACCTGCTATCCCGAATATTGGAAAATTTACAAATAAGACTACAACGATAACAGGGAAGGCAGAAGCGAATTCAACTGTTAAAATTAACAATGGGAAAACTGTTATTAAATCTACAACGGCATCATCAACTGGTACTTATTATATGACAATTTCACCGCAAAACGTAAACACTGTATTATCAATTATTTCTACTGATCGTGCGGGAAACAATAGTAAATCTCTTACTATAAAAGTTACGAACGAGGGAGTCTTTGAGGTAAAACAGGCAGTTTCTCTTGCGAATAATGTTAAAGTCTTAAATGGATATTTGCCACATAATAAATTGGTAGGATCTCTAGAAAATGGAGAAGCTGTTAAAGTCATTGATTTAAAGAATGGTTATTATCGTGTCATTGGTGCAAAAACTAGAGGATGGGTACATCATAGTTACTTACTAGCAATACCAACGAAATTTATTTATTACGGAACTGTAAGTGCATCATCTGCGTCATTACGAAATGGTTTTAAGGATCATAATAAAGTAATTGCAACACTAGCTAACAATGAGCCATTAACGATTATTGAAACAAAGGAAGGGTATCACAGAGTCATAGCTTCCTATACTAGAGGCTGGGTAAAAGCAACAGATGTAAAAGTGACGTTAAACTCTTTGCCTTATCCGGTAAAATCAGGTTTTATAAAAACTAGTGAAGCAGCATTGAAAAATGGTTATATGCCATGGAACTATATTACAGGACACTTAAAAAAGGAAGAGGCAGTTCAACTAATTGACCTTAAGATGGGATATTATCGTGTTATTACGAAGGACGGTAAAAGAGGGTGGGTTCATTATACCAATATTAGGATGTAG
- a CDS encoding KdsC family phosphatase, with amino-acid sequence MNIKLIVFDVDGVLTDGKLYIGSDREEYKAFHTQDGMGISLAHYAGIKTAIITGRTSESVLKRAEELKIDYVHQGIHEKLEVMEQIMNDLNITLEEVCYVGDDINDLPILQVVGFSAAPLDAVPIVKQHVQYISTETGGNGAVREIIDHILNQTVDYNALLQDYLKGKFKITQ; translated from the coding sequence ATGAATATTAAATTGATCGTTTTTGATGTTGACGGCGTATTAACAGATGGAAAGCTTTACATTGGCTCAGATCGCGAAGAATATAAAGCCTTTCATACGCAAGATGGAATGGGCATTAGTCTAGCACATTATGCTGGGATTAAAACAGCAATCATTACCGGAAGAACTTCTGAGTCTGTTCTAAAAAGAGCGGAAGAATTAAAAATAGATTATGTTCATCAAGGTATCCATGAAAAGCTTGAAGTCATGGAGCAAATTATGAATGACTTAAATATAACCTTGGAAGAAGTTTGTTATGTCGGAGATGATATTAATGACCTTCCAATCCTACAAGTTGTAGGATTTTCCGCGGCACCACTTGATGCAGTGCCAATTGTAAAACAGCATGTTCAGTACATCTCGACTGAAACGGGTGGAAATGGAGCAGTACGCGAGATTATCGACCATATTCTTAATCAAACGGTTGATTACAATGCTCTATTACAGGATTATTTAAAAGGTAAATTTAAGATTACCCAATAA
- a CDS encoding KpsF/GutQ family sugar-phosphate isomerase: MASSKISTSYLSSFNDVLEQEAAAILALKEVLEEETINRTIEMILACKGRVVITGVGKSGIIGRKMNATLASTGTPSLFLHPAEGLHGDLGMVTKHDIVIAISNSGESDEVLRLIPSIKKIGAKMIAISKNTKSTLAIKSDLVLSIGNVTEACPLGLAPTTSTTVTLALGDALAIALLKARDFKPEDFAVYHPSGALGRKLLLTVHDVVRSTNKNPIVQGDATIKEALFLMTAQGMGATSVVDTEDKLVGILTDGDIRRAFALSDNLLLSNVDELCNRNPIVITADLLAVDALKIMEERKINVLPVADSNHRPIGMIHIHDLMNLGI; encoded by the coding sequence ATGGCAAGTAGCAAAATTTCTACAAGTTATCTTTCAAGTTTTAATGATGTATTAGAGCAAGAAGCTGCTGCAATATTAGCTTTAAAAGAAGTACTAGAGGAAGAAACAATCAATCGTACAATCGAGATGATCCTTGCTTGTAAAGGAAGAGTTGTCATTACTGGTGTGGGGAAATCAGGTATTATTGGTAGAAAAATGAATGCAACCTTGGCTAGCACTGGTACACCATCTCTTTTTCTCCATCCAGCGGAAGGATTGCATGGAGATTTAGGTATGGTAACAAAGCATGACATCGTGATTGCTATTTCAAATAGCGGTGAATCTGATGAGGTGCTTAGACTAATTCCTTCTATCAAGAAAATTGGTGCTAAGATGATTGCAATTTCTAAAAATACAAAATCTACTTTAGCAATAAAATCAGATTTAGTTCTTAGTATTGGAAATGTAACTGAGGCTTGTCCGCTCGGTCTTGCTCCAACAACTAGTACGACAGTAACCTTAGCACTAGGGGATGCACTTGCGATCGCTTTATTAAAGGCAAGAGATTTTAAGCCAGAGGATTTCGCAGTGTACCACCCAAGTGGTGCATTAGGGAGAAAGCTATTATTAACAGTGCATGATGTTGTTAGGTCTACAAATAAAAACCCAATTGTTCAGGGTGATGCTACGATTAAAGAGGCGCTATTCCTAATGACAGCTCAAGGAATGGGCGCAACAAGTGTTGTCGATACAGAGGATAAATTAGTGGGAATCTTAACAGATGGTGATATTAGAAGAGCATTTGCTCTATCAGATAATCTCTTATTATCAAATGTTGATGAGCTTTGTAATCGAAATCCGATTGTTATTACCGCTGATTTACTCGCAGTTGATGCACTTAAAATAATGGAAGAGCGCAAAATTAATGTACTTCCTGTAGCTGATTCAAATCATCGTCCAATTGGGATGATTCACATTCATGATTTAATGAATTTAGGAATATAG
- the kdsA gene encoding 3-deoxy-8-phosphooctulonate synthase, which produces MSKEVILNDIKFGGKNPFVLIAGPCMIEDESLVLSTAEKVKELTTKLGIPYVFKASFDKANRSSIHSHRGPGLEKGLEILAKVKEQFDLPVTSDIHEPGQAAVAAEVLDILQIPAFLCRQTDLLVAAGKTGKIVNVKKGQFLAPWDMKNVVTKLRETGNDNILLTERGSTFGYNNLVVDYRSLITMRELGVPVVFDATHSVQIPGGNGTTTGGKREYVPYLSRAAVAVGVDSVFMEVHPNPDEALSDGPNTVKLEELENILKQIKEIDNIMKL; this is translated from the coding sequence ATGTCAAAAGAAGTTATATTAAATGATATAAAATTTGGTGGGAAAAACCCATTTGTATTAATTGCAGGCCCTTGTATGATTGAAGATGAATCACTTGTCTTATCTACAGCAGAAAAAGTAAAAGAGTTAACAACAAAGCTTGGTATTCCGTATGTATTTAAAGCTTCATTCGATAAAGCGAACCGTTCTTCAATACATTCCCATCGTGGACCAGGTCTTGAAAAAGGGCTAGAAATTCTAGCTAAAGTAAAGGAACAATTTGATTTACCAGTTACATCTGATATTCATGAGCCAGGACAAGCAGCAGTAGCAGCTGAAGTTCTAGATATCCTACAAATTCCAGCTTTCTTATGTAGACAAACAGATTTATTAGTAGCTGCAGGAAAAACTGGAAAGATCGTCAATGTGAAAAAAGGTCAATTTTTAGCACCTTGGGATATGAAAAATGTTGTAACGAAATTACGTGAAACAGGTAATGATAATATTCTTTTAACTGAAAGAGGTTCAACATTTGGTTATAACAATTTAGTGGTAGATTACCGTTCACTTATTACGATGCGTGAACTTGGTGTTCCAGTTGTTTTTGATGCTACACATAGTGTTCAAATTCCAGGTGGTAATGGTACAACTACTGGTGGAAAACGTGAATATGTTCCTTATCTATCTCGTGCAGCTGTTGCTGTTGGTGTAGATTCAGTCTTTATGGAAGTTCACCCTAACCCAGATGAGGCGTTATCTGATGGACCAAATACTGTTAAATTAGAAGAACTAGAAAATATACTTAAGCAAATCAAAGAAATTGACAATATCATGAAGCTTTAA
- a CDS encoding YhcH/YjgK/YiaL family protein, producing MIIDKLSNAEIYYGLHPRIKKGLQFLFDNDLNSLTPGKYEIEEDNIFVMIQEYETIDVEQGRWESHHKYTDIQFMINGEERMGYANIEAMEVVEQHKEKDLMFLEGNGDLLLVKQGYFTIFSPEDAHMPTLCVHEPRYIKKAVVKVFCD from the coding sequence TTGATTATCGACAAACTTTCAAATGCTGAAATATATTATGGACTGCATCCTCGTATAAAAAAAGGACTACAATTTCTTTTTGATAACGACTTGAATTCATTAACTCCTGGTAAATACGAAATTGAAGAAGATAATATTTTTGTTATGATTCAGGAGTACGAGACAATAGACGTTGAACAAGGACGTTGGGAATCTCATCATAAATATACCGATATTCAATTTATGATAAATGGCGAGGAAAGAATGGGTTATGCAAATATTGAGGCAATGGAAGTAGTTGAACAACATAAAGAAAAAGATCTAATGTTTCTTGAAGGTAATGGTGACTTATTGTTGGTGAAACAAGGATACTTTACTATCTTTTCACCTGAAGATGCACATATGCCAACACTTTGTGTTCACGAACCTCGATATATTAAAAAGGCAGTAGTAAAGGTTTTTTGTGATTGA
- a CDS encoding peptidoglycan-binding domain-containing protein: MYKKILISTLLATPLFALNLDPSLTHAATSSAQVNANIDLEYLKKNLGAGMSKSQVKQALGNEYTKGINHLNSHESWTYIIGKVESYEFDNPNNDAVDVDGIKNGKLKYHVSITFDNDILESVYIRYLDRKGKVAEYFKDDSGYLKDNGYKVRKSNSKFIDFGDRGEKVKNIQSQLMSKGFSLDRYGNDGVFGEETEKAVRAFQKQQGILVDGIVGPVTLKKLDITIENNNVAYPGDLVKKGSRGKNVERIQQIVGVTVDGIFGPKTEAAVIKYQKNNSLSVDGIVGPITWSKMF, translated from the coding sequence ATGTATAAGAAAATACTTATTTCAACATTACTAGCAACTCCATTGTTCGCATTAAATCTTGATCCATCATTAACTCATGCGGCAACATCTAGTGCGCAAGTAAATGCAAATATTGATCTAGAATACTTGAAGAAAAACTTAGGCGCTGGTATGTCGAAATCACAAGTTAAACAAGCATTAGGTAATGAGTATACAAAAGGAATTAACCATTTGAATAGTCATGAATCATGGACTTATATAATTGGTAAAGTTGAAAGTTATGAGTTTGATAATCCAAACAATGATGCAGTTGATGTGGATGGAATAAAGAATGGTAAGCTCAAATACCATGTTTCTATTACGTTTGATAATGATATTCTAGAAAGTGTATATATCCGTTACTTAGATAGAAAAGGAAAAGTAGCTGAATATTTTAAAGACGACTCAGGTTATTTAAAGGATAATGGATATAAAGTTAGAAAGAGTAATAGTAAGTTTATAGATTTTGGAGACCGTGGAGAAAAAGTTAAGAATATTCAATCTCAACTTATGTCAAAGGGTTTTAGTTTAGATCGTTATGGAAATGATGGTGTGTTTGGAGAAGAGACAGAGAAAGCAGTACGTGCCTTTCAAAAACAACAAGGTATTCTTGTTGATGGTATCGTAGGTCCTGTAACATTAAAAAAGTTAGATATTACTATTGAGAATAATAATGTTGCTTATCCTGGTGACTTAGTAAAAAAGGGATCAAGAGGTAAGAACGTAGAAAGAATCCAACAGATTGTTGGTGTAACTGTAGACGGAATTTTTGGACCCAAGACAGAGGCAGCTGTAATAAAGTATCAAAAGAATAATAGTCTTAGCGTAGATGGTATTGTAGGTCCAATAACATGGTCTAAAATGTTTTAA